One stretch of Bradyrhizobium canariense DNA includes these proteins:
- the fabF gene encoding beta-ketoacyl-ACP synthase II translates to MRRVVVTGLGMVSPLGCGVETSWKRILNSESGARKIDTFDVSDLTSQIACVVPRGDGTDGTFNPDQWMEPKDQRKVDDFIIFAMCAARQALDDANWHPSTEQERCATGTMIGSGIGGLSGIADTALLLKERGPRKVSPFFIPGRLINLASGYVSIEHGLKGPNHSVVTACSTGAHAIGDASRLIALEDADVMVAGGTESPICRIGMAGFCAARALSTAFNDAPEKASRPYDKDRDGFVMGEGAGVVVLEEYEHAKKRGAKIYAEVTGYGLSGDAYHITSPTPDGDGAFRSMSAAMKRAGITAADIDYINAHGTSTQVGDEIELGAVERLLGNAASKVSMSSTKSSTGHLLGAAGAIEAIFSILAIRDNIAPPTINLDNPSVETAIDLVPHTPRKRDINVALSNSFGFGGTNASVILRRVVN, encoded by the coding sequence GTTTCGGATCTGACCAGCCAGATCGCCTGCGTCGTTCCGCGGGGCGACGGTACCGACGGCACATTCAATCCCGACCAGTGGATGGAGCCAAAGGATCAGCGCAAGGTCGACGATTTCATTATCTTCGCGATGTGCGCGGCGCGCCAGGCGCTTGACGACGCCAACTGGCATCCTTCCACCGAGCAGGAGCGATGCGCCACCGGCACCATGATCGGCTCGGGAATCGGCGGCCTTTCCGGCATCGCCGATACAGCGCTGCTTCTCAAGGAGCGCGGGCCGCGCAAGGTATCGCCGTTTTTCATTCCCGGCCGCCTGATCAATCTTGCGTCCGGCTATGTGTCGATCGAGCACGGACTCAAGGGTCCCAACCACTCCGTCGTGACCGCCTGCTCGACCGGCGCGCATGCGATCGGCGATGCCAGCCGGTTGATCGCGCTCGAAGATGCCGACGTGATGGTGGCAGGCGGAACGGAGTCGCCGATCTGCCGAATCGGAATGGCCGGATTTTGTGCGGCGCGCGCGTTGTCGACGGCTTTCAATGATGCGCCGGAAAAGGCGTCGCGCCCCTATGACAAGGATCGCGACGGGTTTGTGATGGGGGAAGGCGCGGGCGTTGTGGTGCTCGAGGAATACGAGCACGCGAAAAAACGCGGCGCGAAAATCTATGCGGAAGTGACCGGTTACGGCCTATCCGGGGATGCGTATCACATTACATCTCCAACACCTGACGGCGACGGTGCATTCCGCAGCATGAGCGCGGCCATGAAACGTGCGGGCATCACAGCGGCCGATATCGACTATATCAACGCGCATGGAACGTCGACGCAGGTCGGCGATGAAATCGAACTCGGAGCGGTGGAGCGGCTGCTCGGCAACGCCGCTTCCAAGGTGTCGATGTCGTCGACAAAATCGTCGACGGGACACCTCTTGGGCGCTGCCGGGGCAATCGAGGCGATATTCAGCATTCTTGCGATTCGCGATAACATCGCTCCGCCGACCATCAATCTTGATAACCCGTCGGTGGAAACCGCGATTGATCTCGTGCCGCACACGCCGCGCAAACGCGATATCAATGTGGCATTGTCGAATTCGTTCGGTTTCGGGGGCACCAATGCTTCCGTGATCCTGCGGCGCGTGGTCAACTGA